The genomic interval atttattttttaattgcatCATATATACTTATACACGCATGGTGAGGTGTATTTcaattagatattttattttatttttattattaattattaattgatcaAAAATTTTAATCACTAAGATAAAGAGCTTTTTTTTCTAAGCTACAGTAGCATAAAATGAATCATCGGAAAGGATCTAATCTAATTATGCCAAACTTTGCTAGGTACCTTCGATCTACCGCTTCGGTCGTAATGGATTGAATAACGTTTCAGATCACCAACTTCAGAAAAAAGCTCCTGCAGAATTCATATTTCGACCATATAAGAAAAATACTGCTTGTTCCATGATTCCATTAATGTTTATGTAAGACAATGTTTCATGTGTGCATACATACCCATGTTTACTTTAGACTTTAACATGATAATAAAGAAAGTGATTTCTACTCAACGTCATATACTGCTCACGTAAATGAATACTGTACTACCCggttgttttctttttaaataggGGAGAGCtatttaatatcagttcaaatattaataggatttgttttattattattttattatatataaataatattttattattttattaaataaaaatcaaaagtCACCcctgaatttctcataaaccaagaattttagttatataggcacactttatatagaatagatatagcTCATCATTTgtattaaaaatgtaaaaacatAGAACAGGAATTTGAACCcgtataaaaaaataagttaatttatttaagaaaaatagatCGATCCGAAGCACTACATGAATCTGAGCACGATACAAAATTACTGGACTTGCGGGTCGTGTCGGGCCTATTCTATAAATTGTTGTACAACACGGTTTGACCCATATTTTTATAGTACGACACGACACGACCCGTATTTTTTTATAGTACAGCACAATATGACTCATATTTTtttgggattatttcacaaaaacataaaaacaacaaaaaaattataaaaatatggtttcacggaattttaaatatttttacgatttttttgattttaaatattttgggattttttatgttgtagtcttgttaatttgttgttgattttttgttatcggtatgttattttttattgttattttgatgttattttcatgtcacttttatgtagttttcttgttgattttatgttgttttcgtattattttttggaaaaccgtaaaaatataaaaaaaaaaattttgaacgtaaaaatgcaaatattttattaaaaaatgatttcttatctaattattttttattttttatttttatggtttttatagCCCAGCATGGAAAAATCGTGAAAAATAGGATGGGGTAGCACAGCGGAGTTATTTACAGGTATCAAATCCCAGCAGGAATCTCTTACACAAAAGACTGACATAAGAGAGAATTGGTGCACTAGATTCTTCTATAAAACAACACACTGACATAGCATAGAATGAGTAAACAAACAGGGGCTCTCTTCCATATAAAGTTTATCTGACTACGTTTCTTATATCTCATCATCACCAAAAACGACTTATTTCTTGTTTCCCTTTAGATAATACGTCATAGTGCTTTCTTTTAATTCCATAGAAGAAATGAGCTTGCTGCCCCAAATATTGTAACCAAAACTACAATACTACATAAAGGTTCTATCTTTTTATCTTTTGCATACAAAATCGTAAAATCTTAACAAAAGGGTATGTTAATTTTAGCATTATTAaagattttaattttgtttcttgGTTTTGGTTTTATTAAGATGAGTATTCATTCATGGGTTGATTTGACTTGCAATTTTCTCTCAGCTACTACTCATCAGTAATTTTTCAATCTTTTGAAGTTGATCAACCATGTCTCGTGGTCCTGTGGGAGACAGTAGCCAGCAGCAACTATTTTCATCAAGAACTCCCCACTTTTTCAAGATTATTCTTGAAGAGACTCTTCAAGCAAACATGCTTGTAAGCATTATTcatctctttcttttctcttaCTAAACACATAACATTACTCCTTATAATTCTAAGCCAGTAATAAAGTTTTCATTAAGTAACAACCTCAATTAACCTCTATAAATAGTACTCTATCCCCTGCCATTTCGGGTGGGGGCTTGTCTTGTTACACAGAGAGAAATCACATAGTGATCGAGCCAATTTTTGAGAGAACGGAGGGATGTAAAAGGGGATTGTCTACTCTTGAAATAGCTTCCCCCATGTGAGATTGATATGTAATTTTGTTACATTGTTTAGTGGCTTGAATCTCTATCTTTCTTTCTGTAATTGTCATCAAAGATCATCAATAAAGATTCTTCATGATTCATGGTGGTATTGAGTATGAATCACATTGATCATAGCTCAATCTACTAAAACTCTGGTGTCATTCTTCCCTACTGTTTTATATTAAATTGATTATTTGGATTCTTGTTTAGTTTGTACTATTCTCTACTAACTGATCTTGTTCAAGTACTGTTCCTGTTTTTACACTTGCTTGCTTGTATATCTGTTACTAGTAATTTGAATCTGTTTATATGTGCTTCTTCTACACCAGCAAGAATGGTATGGTAGACCTATAGGAGTGTGTTTGTTTTAGACTTATATGATCCTAAAGATATTGCTTACACTACACATAACACATAACACATGCAATGTATGCATTTCTGATGACTTTACTGGTTTAGTGGTAACTGGGAAGTCCTTTTTTTGTAATACCAATCCCATATTTGCTTAACCTTTGATTGAGAGTATAATTCACTAGAGATTTGAGTCTGTTTAACTTTTTGTCTTGCAGCGAATTCCTCGCAAATTTATAAGGAAATATTGGAAAACTTTATCCGAATCGGTGCTTGTCAGGCTTCCATGCGGTTCAAAATGGAATATGAAGCTGAAAGAAAAGGAGGGAAGTATTTGGTTAGAGAAGGGTTGGCCAGAATTTGCAAAGCATTACTCCATAAAAAGAGGCAGCatgttaatttttaaatatgtggGGTATTCTGAGTTTCATGTTGTCATATGTGATACTAGTACTGCTGAGATAGATTATCCTTATGATAACATTGACTTACAATTCCAAGTTCCTAAGAAGGAAGCTGTTGAAGATGATTGTGTCGAAATCTCGTATCATTTTTCGCCTTCCTCCGGTGCCAAAACAAGGGAGAAATCTTCATATTTACCTTGTTCTCGGCCTCAGAACAAGAGAAAAAGAACAACAAGTCCTACTGGTAATTACCTAATAttgctctatttttttttcatgacttACATGTTTTCTCATACACTTTATTTTCATCTGTTGCTAGAATTCAAAGGTAGAAATAGCCCTTACATATCTTTGgctgaaaaaaatataattcttGCAAGAGTTTCCTTTGAATCTGAAAGACCTTTTTTCAAGGCTGTTATGCAACCATCATATGTTAAAGCTGAGTTTTTTGTAAGTACTCACTATATGATCTACATTACTTTTCGCAAATACTTGTAGAGTAGTTGATTAGAAATATCTAATTATATCTCCTCTGTCATTTTCTGAGCAGAATGTACCACAAAAATTTGCATATAGATACCTTAAGGATCAAGGCGATGCTGTTCTTTGTGTTCCAAATGGTAAAAATTGGTCTGTGCAACTTAGAACAAGCATTCTAAGACATGAGTATTCTATTTCTAGACTCTGTTGTGGTTGGCACAAATTTGTGAATGACAATAAAATAGAAGTTGGCGATGTCTGCATTTTCGAGCTTCTTGATGGAACTGAAATTGCATTTCAAGTTCACATTGTCCGCCGCGTTGAATGTGAAGGTCTTCAATGGTGTAAAGGTTAGTTGTGAATGTGAACAACTATAGTAGTATTGAACTCAGTTCATGTGActaataatattgtaattttctTGGCTACCATATTAATTAACATGAGTCAAGTTCTCATTGTTTAGCAGGTGATTATGTTGCTAGCTCTAGTAAGCCAAACAAAGATGTGAGAGTTAAGATTGAAATGGACTGAAGAACTAGCACTTATTATAGTGGACATGGTTGTAGATCAtgtaaaaagttttttttttgagaactaAGTAAAGTTGCTTATTTGTTTATTAAGCAATATGTTTGTAATGAGAATGTTATTATCTAGTAGTAACTTTATCAGATGAGAGGGTCAGTGGTGCTTAGCACTCTTTTAGGTATCATATTGTTAACCACTTTCGTTTGTCCATAAATTACACTATACTTTGGAGTTGTTCCTTACAACTGAAATAATTCCTTCCAAACTGAGAAATGTCTTGTCTCTATCCAAGATGATCAACTGAGAAATGCCATGGAGCTTTGCAATCTCTTCTACAAACACTGCTACTACTGTAGGTGCTGAAAAGGGGTGGCGAAAGGGGATAAAATGACCATATTTGGTGAGGCGATTCACAACTAACAAGATGGAGTCATAACTATTGGAAAGAGGAAGTCGTTCGATGAAATCCGTGGATATGTTCTCTTCTACGATCTGTATCAACCCCGTAAGCCGAGATCACATGACCGAGATACTCCACTTGGGGTTGGACAAAAATACATTTCTTTCGGTTAGAGAAGAAGGCTTTTTTAGGCGCTCCAAAACCATACCAAGATGAGTCACATGGTCTTCTAAAGAGGGACTGTAGACGAGAATGTCATCAAAAAATACTAACACAAAGCGCTTCAAAAAATCGTGAAATACCTTATTCATGAGAGCTTGAAATGTTGCTCGTGCATTTGTCAAACTGAAAGGCATGACTAAGAACACATGGTGCCATTGATAATTATTTGAGAagagaaaaataacaaataaataatttaaaaaaaaagatgtgttgagaatcatggggtatgttgagaatcatggggttccaactcaaaaccaattagcaatgagtggagtagcccatgtttcttatatatggctcaatactttcacatttaatccatgtgggacaatattctccaatatcccccctcaagatggtagCTATTTTTGCTTACCAATCTTGAATCACCTTATCATAAGTAGTGCCATTTGCtcgcttattttttttattttgcggCTGGGAGTTCCATTTGCTCGCTTATTCTTGTTCGCGGCTGGGAGTACCATTTTGCTCGCTTGCGGCTGGCTAACTCTTTGTTAGGTGTGGATCGAAAGCCCGCTAGGGATATTGGAGAATATTGTCCCTCATGGATTAAATATgaaagtattgagccatatataagaacatggggttccatctcaaaaccaattggcaatgagtggaataacccatgttcttatatatggctcaatactttcATATTTAATCCATGAGGGACAATATTCTCCAAtatcccccctcaagatggtggcTATTTTTGCTCACCAATCTTGAATCACCTTATCATAAGTAGTGCCATTTGCTcgcttatttttttcattttgcgGCTGGGAGTTCCATTTGCTCGCTTATTCTTGTTCGCGGCTGGGAGTACCATTTTGCTCGCTTGCGGCTGGCTAACTCTTTGATAGGTGTGGATCGAAAGCCCGCtagggatatggctctgataccatgttgagaatcatggggttccatctcaaaaccaattggcaatgagtggaataacccatgttcttatatatggctcaatactttcATATTTAATCCATGAGGGACAATATTCTCCAATaagatgaaaaaaataataaacaatattaagaaaataaaataaaatttcaaaataaattaaaataataaattttcagaatttttctagattttttttgtcCTAAAAAATGACATGTCGTATGAGGTCTTCATCTTCTTTAGCAGCTGGGTCATTTGACCCGTTTCTTTGGTACACGGGTTGTGCGGatccaaccccaacccgaacggAAAAACCATTTCCAACAACCAAAATGCATGATTTCAATTCTAAAAGAAtataaatgcaaaaattaagagatttatatatatttcatgcATTGAAAACATGTAAAATATGGACTTTAAATTCACAAAACATATCAGGTGTGAAACTTGGTTATCTAAACAAAAAATTCAATCTccatgatttttcaaattttattcatGCATAAAATcgatctaaaatattatattaatgtagTAATGCATATGAGATTCAAAATGAAAAccgaaaaatgaaaataaaaatttttcgTATACAACGAACGAGGAATAAAATTTatgcatatatgtatatactagatgagagttacgtggcgacagggccggccctgggcataggcgggctaggcctgtgcctagggcccacctagtccaggggcccaaaaaaaaattttgcccttttaaaattacacaatttttttgctgattttgaaaaatactattttttttctaaataagggcccaaaaaataatttttaccctATAGCCCACTACATTTCAGGGCCGGCCTTGcgtggcgagccacgtaaatattagttttatataagttctagtggtttttgtttaagaatttaGTAACTAAGCAACGGCAACAATAATAGTAGATAGatctatttaaatttttcatatttgtaaagatTATTTCGTAAGACCTCAATGTTGTTTATAACCAGTTTTGGCTGCCCAACATGATACAAAACATCAGACGATCAAAATTCAAGGAAAATAGGCAAGCACTAATCTGAACAATACAGATTCATTCAAA from Cannabis sativa cultivar Pink pepper isolate KNU-18-1 chromosome 4, ASM2916894v1, whole genome shotgun sequence carries:
- the LOC115712608 gene encoding B3 domain-containing transcription factor VRN1 isoform X2, giving the protein MSRGPVGDSSQQQLFSSRTPHFFKIILEETLQANMLRIPRKFIRKYWKTLSESVLVRLPCGSKWNMKLKEKEGSIWLEKGWPEFAKHYSIKRGSMLIFKYVGYSEFHVVICDTSTAEIDYPYDNIDLQFQVPKKEAVEDDCVEISYHFSPSSGAKTREKSSYLPCSRPQNKRKRTTSPTEFKGRNSPYISLAEKNIILARVSFESERPFFKAVMQPSYVKAEFFNVPQKFAYRYLKDQGDAVLCVPNGKNWSVQLRTSILRHEYSISRLCCGWHKFVNDNKIEVGDVCIFELLDGTEIAFQVHIVRRVECEGLQWCKGDYVASSSKPNKDVRVKIEMD
- the LOC115712608 gene encoding B3 domain-containing transcription factor VRN1 isoform X1 codes for the protein MSRGPVGDSSQQQLFSSRTPHFFKIILEETLQANMLRIPRKFIRKYWKTLSESVLVRLPCGSKWNMKLKEKEGSIWLEKGWPEFAKHYSIKRGSMLIFKYVGYSEFHVVICDTSTAEIDYPYDNIDLQFQVPKKEAVEDDCVEISYHFSPSSGAKTREKSSYLPCSRPQNKRKRTTSPTEFKGRNSPYISLAEKNIILARVSFESERPFFKAVMQPSYVKAEFFNVPQKFAYRYLKDQGDAVLCVPNGKNWSVQLRTSILRHEYSISRLCCGWHKFVNDNKIEVGDVCIFELLDGTEIAFQVHIVRRVECEGLQWCKAGDYVASSSKPNKDVRVKIEMD